A window from Pleuronectes platessa chromosome 6, fPlePla1.1, whole genome shotgun sequence encodes these proteins:
- the pex10 gene encoding peroxisome biogenesis factor 10 isoform X1 codes for MMPLGPANHSQLIRSIQKDEYYQTFLKNNSNEAFQTLAGSKRWLDWRKEIELLSDFVYYGLTTFSGYQTLGEEYVSIVQVDPSKRHIPSRARRGFFVLCHALLPYLLDKVLVCLENELDGGQESLSGVRRRQTAAGTWSLEAWLRRWVQTAVGLLSEPQRKAYLPAICVLRQGLTLLHQFHLALFYLSGSFYHLSKRMAGISYLHVMGRYSSDGTIRSSYRLLGAVSLLQLVITVCLQLNNFRQRQRARTEWKLYRKLSPQRTKSSSSKVARCILCLEERRHSTSTPCGHLFCWECITEWCNTKAECPLCREKFQPHRLVYLRNYS; via the exons ATGATGCCCCTCGGCCCTGCTAACCATTCTCAGTTGATTCGCTCCATCCAGAAGGACGAATACTATCAAACTTTcctgaaaaacaacagcaacgaAGCTTTTCAAACACTTGCTG GTTCCAAACGATGGTTGGACTGGAGGAAAGAGATAGAGCTGCTGTCAGATTTTGTCTACTATGGTTTAACAACATTCTCCG GTTACCAAACTCTTGGTGAGGAGTATGTCAGCATCGTGCAGGTGGATCCCAGTAAACGGCACATCCCCTCCCGGGCAAGACGAGGCTTCTTTGTCCTCTGTCATGCCCTCTTGCCGTATCTCCTGGACAAAGTCCTGGTGTGCCTGGAGAACGAGCTGGATGGTGGGCAGGAGAGCCTCAGCGGTGTCAGGCGGCGGCAGACAGCTGCCGGGACATGGAGCCTGGAGGCTTGGCTGAGGAGGTGGGTGCAGACAGCAGTGGGGCTGTTGTCAGAGCCCCAGAGGAAAGCGTACCTGCCGGCCATTTGTGTCCTCCGACAGGGTCTGACCCTCCTGCACCAGTTCCATTTGGCTCTGTTCTACCTCAGTGGCTCTTTTTATCACCTATCCAAGAGGATGGCTGGTATCAGCTAT ctgcatgTGATGGGGCGATACAGCAGTGACGGGACCATCAGGAGCAGCTACAGGCTGCTAGGTGCCGTGTCCCTCCTTCAGCTGGTCATCACTGTTTGTCTCCAGCTCAACAAtttcagacagagacagagagccagGACGGAGTGGAAGCTGTACAGAAAGCTCAG TCCTCAGCGCACAAAGAGCTCGAGCTCCAAAGTCGCCCGCTGCATCCTCtgtctggaggagaggagacactccacctccaccccctgTGGAcacctcttctgctgggagtgCATCACAGAGTGGTGCAACACCAAG GCAGAGTGCCCCCTTTGTCGGGAGAAGTTCCAGCCTCACAGACTGGTGTACCTCAGGAACTACAGCTAG
- the pex10 gene encoding peroxisome biogenesis factor 10 isoform X2, which produces MMPLGPANHSQLIRSIQKDEYYQTFLKNNSNEAFQTLAGSKRWLDWRKEIELLSDFVYYGLTTFSGYQTLGEEYVSIVQVDPSKRHIPSRARRGFFVLCHALLPYLLDKVLVCLENELDGGQESLSGVRRRQTAAGTWSLEAWLRRWVQTAVGLLSEPQRKAYLPAICVLRQGLTLLHQFHLALFYLSGSFYHLSKRMAGISYLHVMGRYSSDGTIRSSYRLLGAVSLLQLVITVCLQLNNFRQRQRARTEWKLYRKLSTPQNTHIPRSRPNQLEMK; this is translated from the exons ATGATGCCCCTCGGCCCTGCTAACCATTCTCAGTTGATTCGCTCCATCCAGAAGGACGAATACTATCAAACTTTcctgaaaaacaacagcaacgaAGCTTTTCAAACACTTGCTG GTTCCAAACGATGGTTGGACTGGAGGAAAGAGATAGAGCTGCTGTCAGATTTTGTCTACTATGGTTTAACAACATTCTCCG GTTACCAAACTCTTGGTGAGGAGTATGTCAGCATCGTGCAGGTGGATCCCAGTAAACGGCACATCCCCTCCCGGGCAAGACGAGGCTTCTTTGTCCTCTGTCATGCCCTCTTGCCGTATCTCCTGGACAAAGTCCTGGTGTGCCTGGAGAACGAGCTGGATGGTGGGCAGGAGAGCCTCAGCGGTGTCAGGCGGCGGCAGACAGCTGCCGGGACATGGAGCCTGGAGGCTTGGCTGAGGAGGTGGGTGCAGACAGCAGTGGGGCTGTTGTCAGAGCCCCAGAGGAAAGCGTACCTGCCGGCCATTTGTGTCCTCCGACAGGGTCTGACCCTCCTGCACCAGTTCCATTTGGCTCTGTTCTACCTCAGTGGCTCTTTTTATCACCTATCCAAGAGGATGGCTGGTATCAGCTAT ctgcatgTGATGGGGCGATACAGCAGTGACGGGACCATCAGGAGCAGCTACAGGCTGCTAGGTGCCGTGTCCCTCCTTCAGCTGGTCATCACTGTTTGTCTCCAGCTCAACAAtttcagacagagacagagagccagGACGGAGTGGAAGCTGTACAGAAAGCTCAG cactcctcaaaacacacacataccccgTTCCCGCCCCAACCAGCTGGAGATGAAGTGA
- the renbp gene encoding N-acylglucosamine 2-epimerase isoform X1 — protein MSALKLEESRQRIRTELDTVVDFWLKYSHDTVHGGFFTCIGRDGKVYDELKYVWLQGRQVWMYCRLYRTMVRFRKPEILEAAKAGGVFLRRFARVSSSSGQWKCAFCLTRDGKVVKIQRTIFSECFYIMAMDELSRVTGDKDMQLEAEQMMDQLIYWVRVDSSGLGRPKLPGDVLTNSMAIPMMLLCLVQQLTEGQGQAVVQKYRELGSWCVQQILQHIQRDGTAILENVSVDATELPGCQGRLQNPGHALEAGWFLLQYSAEWGDKELQKTAINKFVELPYQYGWDKEHSGLFYFLDVDGYCPTQLEWSMKLWWPHCEALIAFLMAYSQTMKPELLDSFSQVYEYTFSHFPDAKSGEWFGYLTQEGEVALDFKGGPFKGFFHVPRCLYMCERILDDLLANKD, from the exons ATGTCTGCCCTGAAGCTGGAGGAGAGTCGACAGCGGATTCGCACAGAACTTGACACTGTCGTGGACTTCTGGCTCAAATACTCCCATGACACTGTACATGG GGGGTTCTTCACTTGCATTGGAAGGGATGGAAAGGTTTATGATGAACTTAAGTACGTCTGGCTGCAGGGTAGGCAG GTGTGGATGTACTGCCGCCTGTACCGAACCATGGTTCGCTTCCGCAAGCCTGAAATCCTTGAAGCAGCCAAAGCTG GAGGAGTGTTCCTCAGGAGGTTTGCTCGTGTGTCCAGCAGCAGTGGTCAATGGAAATGTGCCTTCTGCTTAACAAGAGATGGCAAAGTGGTCAAAATTCAGAGGACTATATTCAGTGAGTGTTTCTACATCATGGCCATGGATGAACTGAGCAGAGTCACTGGTGACAAGGACATGCAG CTGGAGGCTGAACAGATGATGGACCAGTTGATCTACTGGGTTCGAGTGGACTCCTCAGGATTGGGCAGGCCCAAGCTTCCTGGAGATGTTCTTACCAACAGCATGGCCATTCCGATGATGCTCTTGTGCCTTGTGCAACAGCTCACAGAAGGCCAGGGTCAGGCAGTGGTTCAGAAGTACAGAGAACTAGGCAGCTGGTGTGTACAGCAGATTCTACAGCACATACAG AGAGACGGCACAGCTATTTTAGAGAATGTGTCAGTGGATGCGACAGAACTGCCAGGTTGCCAGGGCCGACTTCAGAACCCAG GCCATGCCCTGGAAGCAGGCTGGTTCCTGCTTCAGTACAGTGCAGAGTGGGGGGACAAAGAACTCCAGAAGACCGCCATTAACAAATTTGTGGAGCTGCCTTACCAGTATGGATGGGATAAAGAGCACAGCGGTCTCTTCTATTTCCTGGATGTGGATGGTTACTGCCCCACACAG TTGGAGTGGAGCATGAAGCTGTGGTGGCCTCACTGTGAGGCCCTCATTGCCTTCCTGATGGCCTACAGTCAAACCATGAAGCCCGAGTTGCTGGACAGTTTCTCTCAAGTTTATGAATATACCTTCAGTCAT tttCCTGATGCTAAGAGCGGGGAGTGGTTTGGCTATTTGACACAAGAAGGGGAGGTGGCACTGGATTTCAAAGGAGGCCCTTTTAAAG GGTTCTTCCATGTTCCCCGTTGCCTCTACATGTGTGAGCGTATTCTTGATGATCTGCTGGCCAACAAGGACTGA
- the renbp gene encoding N-acylglucosamine 2-epimerase isoform X2, translating to MYCRLYRTMVRFRKPEILEAAKAGGVFLRRFARVSSSSGQWKCAFCLTRDGKVVKIQRTIFSECFYIMAMDELSRVTGDKDMQLEAEQMMDQLIYWVRVDSSGLGRPKLPGDVLTNSMAIPMMLLCLVQQLTEGQGQAVVQKYRELGSWCVQQILQHIQRDGTAILENVSVDATELPGCQGRLQNPGHALEAGWFLLQYSAEWGDKELQKTAINKFVELPYQYGWDKEHSGLFYFLDVDGYCPTQLEWSMKLWWPHCEALIAFLMAYSQTMKPELLDSFSQVYEYTFSHFPDAKSGEWFGYLTQEGEVALDFKGGPFKGFFHVPRCLYMCERILDDLLANKD from the exons ATGTACTGCCGCCTGTACCGAACCATGGTTCGCTTCCGCAAGCCTGAAATCCTTGAAGCAGCCAAAGCTG GAGGAGTGTTCCTCAGGAGGTTTGCTCGTGTGTCCAGCAGCAGTGGTCAATGGAAATGTGCCTTCTGCTTAACAAGAGATGGCAAAGTGGTCAAAATTCAGAGGACTATATTCAGTGAGTGTTTCTACATCATGGCCATGGATGAACTGAGCAGAGTCACTGGTGACAAGGACATGCAG CTGGAGGCTGAACAGATGATGGACCAGTTGATCTACTGGGTTCGAGTGGACTCCTCAGGATTGGGCAGGCCCAAGCTTCCTGGAGATGTTCTTACCAACAGCATGGCCATTCCGATGATGCTCTTGTGCCTTGTGCAACAGCTCACAGAAGGCCAGGGTCAGGCAGTGGTTCAGAAGTACAGAGAACTAGGCAGCTGGTGTGTACAGCAGATTCTACAGCACATACAG AGAGACGGCACAGCTATTTTAGAGAATGTGTCAGTGGATGCGACAGAACTGCCAGGTTGCCAGGGCCGACTTCAGAACCCAG GCCATGCCCTGGAAGCAGGCTGGTTCCTGCTTCAGTACAGTGCAGAGTGGGGGGACAAAGAACTCCAGAAGACCGCCATTAACAAATTTGTGGAGCTGCCTTACCAGTATGGATGGGATAAAGAGCACAGCGGTCTCTTCTATTTCCTGGATGTGGATGGTTACTGCCCCACACAG TTGGAGTGGAGCATGAAGCTGTGGTGGCCTCACTGTGAGGCCCTCATTGCCTTCCTGATGGCCTACAGTCAAACCATGAAGCCCGAGTTGCTGGACAGTTTCTCTCAAGTTTATGAATATACCTTCAGTCAT tttCCTGATGCTAAGAGCGGGGAGTGGTTTGGCTATTTGACACAAGAAGGGGAGGTGGCACTGGATTTCAAAGGAGGCCCTTTTAAAG GGTTCTTCCATGTTCCCCGTTGCCTCTACATGTGTGAGCGTATTCTTGATGATCTGCTGGCCAACAAGGACTGA
- the lrif1 gene encoding ligand-dependent nuclear receptor-interacting factor 1, whose translation MFPTRKHKDAVPSGAGVFYQAMPAVGADGKKIMTLIPVKLVNGQFIRYEIRKPSVDSTTQKAVNISSAPLPIKKIVTNVSNVLPNRGVLDPGNSRNNHPQQQQTESLMSKVPITPATNCVNSVRLPYQLPVMVKSPALPKGQLLQIPPNAHVRTLPASKLPPGIKKQIFNSSADSTPVSDVPSVVFVSPVTTVSQCAGPPWDSGSWSPRLPSQTEKTAKISKPRLKLIPKASQGPNGPTRWVIEEEDPSTASYVDSYSVTSQITRTVAKREKMGQYYNVSESNLDKNGQEQDNALIVCNGKVFFVGKKSSLLFQQGENDSPTAATTNSEVKETTEPLFQHPVEPAVPQTQQDISIIISDEPDDVIDLCDDDTQDDSQQATSVSTSAVSHQDDDNVIFVSYIPPKSEAESTQTQTTIEKDIDLLNMSCSNSLTQEKSSGGRAYADGRDDPTGGRSGTVENVTHVCASAGTSVNDDEGSNMNSKKSTSTQQEGSMGGDVDPETPADGSSAACSHKQEEAPPGGRTSSPAPPPCKMADRQLSQIFGITVDVKICLQRIDAASAGLAEARISESINSTEDQHELANGLKEKELFLQDFYRSCENQNDDVKREEGVTEWEQPADAATVTAHTDVMSLECAVFKLNKKPLSELGQSPPKGASCGVENTTLIGYVEPIDEDFLNANEIAELQDVATKRQTQTCVDLNTNTSRIGRTRKRTMCPCCVPGTQEPAVKFKSEELEKWACRTEQISKKGTRTKAARKGVITSGNSCLTVRNNQKSKTHEVPAGDSLSSASMDTDEQYRDRQIQRLKELLKEREAALELMEYGTA comes from the exons ATGTTTCCTACTCGTAAGCACAAGGATGCAGTTCCCAG tgGGGCCGGTGTCTTCTACCAGGCGATGCCTGCTGTTGGAGCCGATGGAAAGAAAATCATGACACTGATTCCTGTAAAACTGGTTAATGGACAGTTTATCCGATATGAAATACGTAAACCCAGTGTGGACTCTACCACACAGAAAGCTGTAAATATTTCCTCAGCACCACTTCCGATCAAAAAGATTGTAACTAATGTGTCAAATGTCTTGCCTAATCGAGGTGTATTGGATCCTGGTAATTCACGGAACAATCATCCTCAACAGCAACAGACTGAAAGTTTAATGTCCAAAGTGCCGATAACTCCTGCAACAAACTGTGTGAACTCTGTAAGACTTCCATATCAGCTCCCAGTGATGGTGAAATCTCCAGCCCTCCCCAAAGGACAGCTTCTTCAGATTCCCCCCAATGCACATGTGCGAACATTGCCAGCATCGAAACTTCCTCCAGGTATCAAGAAGCAGATTTTTAATTCATCAGCCGATTCCACTCCGGTTTCAGACGTACCCagtgtagtttttgtgtcaCCGGTCACCACCGTGAGTCAATGTGCTGGTCCACCATGGGATTCTGGATCTTGGTCACCCAGGCTGCCTTCTCAGACAGAAAAAACAGCTAAAATATCGAAGCCACGCTTGAAATTGATTCCAAAGGCTTCACAAGGGCCCAACGGCCCTACAAGGTGGGTAATTGAAGAAGAGGACCCCTCAACTGCTTCTTATGTGGATTCTTATTCTGTTACTTCTCAGATTACTCGAACAGtggcaaagagagagaaaatgggtCAGTACTATAATGTTTCTGAGTCTAACTTGGACAAAAATGGACAAGAACAAGATAATGCCTTAATCGTGTGCAACGGGAAGGTATTTTTTGTGGGCAAAAAAAGCAGTCTACTATTTCAACAAGGAGAAAACGACTCacccacagcagcaacaacaaattCTGAAGTCAAGGAAACCACAGAACCTTTATTCCAACACCCTGTTGAGCCAGCTGTACCTCAAACACAGCAGGACATCAGCATTATTATTTCAGATGAGCCAGATGACGTAATCGATCTCTGTGATGACGATACTCAAGATGACTCGCAACAAGCAACATCAGTTAGCACATCAGCAGTCTCTCATCAGGATGATGACAACGTAATATTTGTGTCATATATTCCACCAAAATCTGAGGCTGAgtcgacacaaacacaaactacaaTAGAAAAGGACATTGACCTGCTGAACATGAGCTGCTCGAACAGTTTGACACAGGAGAAGAGCTCGGGTGGTAGAGCTTACGCTGATGGAAGGGATGATCCTACTGGAGGAAGATCAGGCACAGTTGAAAATGTCACACATGTTTGTGCTTCTGCCGGGACAAGTGTGAATGATGATGAGGGCTCAAACATGAACAGTAAGAAGAGCACTTCCACCCAACAGGAGGGGAGCATGGGAGGTGATGTTGATCCAGAAACtccagcagatggcagcagTGCAGCATGCTCTCACaaacaggaggag gCCCCTCCAGGTGGTCGGACATCTTCACCGGCACCCCCACCTTGTAAAATGGCTGACCGTCAGCTGAGCCAGATATTTGGTATTACAGTTGATGTGAAGATTTGCCTGCAGAGGATTGATGCGGCCTCAGCTGGACTTGCAGAGGCTCGGATTAGTGAGTCTATAAATTCAACAGAGGATCAGCATGAACTAGCAAATGGGTTGAAAGAGAAGGAACTCTTTCTGCAGGACTTCTACAGGTCCTGTGAAAACCAGAACGATGatgtgaagagagaggaaggagtaaCCGAATGGGAACAGCCAGCAGATGCAGCCACTGTAACTGCTCACACAGATGTCATGTCTCTTGAATGTGCCGTTTTCAAGCTGAACAAAAAACCTCTCTCTGAGTTGGGTCAAAGTCCACCCAAGGGGGCGTCATGTGGtgttgaaaacacaacattgatTGGCTATGTGGAACCGATTGATGAGGACTTCCTCAATGCAAACGAAATCGCAGAGTTGCAGGATGTAGCAACCAAGCGACAGACTCAGACTTGTGTGGACCTGAATACAAACACCAGTAGAATAGGAAGGACGAGGAAACGCACCATGTGTCCATGTTGCGTCCCTGGTACTCAGGAGCCTGCAGTGAAATTCAagtcagaggagctggagaaatgGGCCTGCAGAACAGAGCAGATCAGTAAAAAAGGGACACGAACAAAAGCTGCTAGAAAAGGTGTGATAACATCTGGAAACAGCTGTCTCACAGTCAGAAACAATCAGAAATCTAAGACTCATGAGGTTCCAGCCGGGGATAGTTTGTCCTCAGCATCCATGGACACAGATGAACAatatagagacagacagatccaAAGACTCAAAGAGCttctgaaagagagggaggcagcTTTAGAACTGATGGAATATGGAACAGCATGA